In one Chitinophaga sancti genomic region, the following are encoded:
- the nuoE gene encoding NADH-quinone oxidoreductase subunit NuoE, translating into MFSEEKLNKVKEIIARYPQGRQKSALIPVLHLAQGEFGGWLSTETMDYVASLLQIKPIEVYEVATFYSMFNLQPVGKHVFEVCQTGPCMLRGSDNIIDYIKKKLDIGVGETTKDGLFTLKAVECLGACGYAPMMQLGKHYKEHLTPEKVDAIIEECRANAN; encoded by the coding sequence ATGTTTTCAGAAGAGAAGCTGAATAAAGTAAAGGAGATCATCGCCCGCTATCCTCAGGGTAGACAGAAGAGTGCGCTTATTCCGGTGCTGCACCTTGCACAGGGTGAGTTTGGCGGCTGGCTTAGCACAGAGACTATGGATTACGTAGCTTCCCTGCTGCAAATCAAGCCTATTGAAGTGTATGAAGTGGCAACCTTTTACTCAATGTTTAACCTGCAACCCGTAGGTAAGCATGTATTCGAGGTGTGTCAGACTGGGCCCTGCATGCTGCGCGGTTCAGACAATATCATCGACTATATTAAAAAGAAACTGGATATAGGAGTAGGAGAGACGACGAAAGACGGACTCTTTACGCTGAAAGCAGTTGAATGCTTGGGTGCCTGCGGTTACGCGCCGATGATGCAGCTGGGTAAACACTACAAAGAACACCTGACACCTGAAAAGGTAGATGCCATCATTGAAGAATGCAGGGCAAACGCAAACTAA
- a CDS encoding NADH-quinone oxidoreductase subunit D — translation MSEQHITLPEGSIERVTQTLNLGPTHPATHGVFQNILEIDGERVVSSESTVGYIHRAFEKIAEHRPYYQITPLTDRLNYCSSPINNMGWHITVEKLLGIQTPKRVDYLRVIIMELARICDHLICNGVVGVDTGAFTGFLYLMRWRELAYEIYEEICGSRLTTNIGRVGGFERNFTPAAFEKIETFLVEFPKALKEFETLMNRNRIFMERTQGVGPISAERAMNYGFTGPNLRAAGVDYDLRVAHPYSSYEDFEFSIPVGTTGDCYDRFLVRNGEMWESLSIIRQAMDKVKALPSDVYHADVPAYYLPEKSDVYTKMEALIYHFKIIMGESDILPGELYNAVEGANGELGFYLISDGGRSPYRLHFRRPCFIYYQAYAELIKGAMLSDALICMSSLNLIAGELDA, via the coding sequence ATGTCAGAGCAACATATTACACTTCCGGAAGGATCAATTGAAAGGGTTACTCAAACCCTCAACCTCGGACCTACCCACCCTGCTACACACGGGGTGTTTCAAAATATATTGGAAATAGATGGTGAGCGCGTAGTTAGTTCCGAATCTACTGTGGGTTATATCCACCGTGCATTCGAAAAGATCGCGGAGCACCGTCCTTATTACCAGATCACTCCTCTTACTGACCGTCTGAACTACTGTTCCTCTCCTATCAATAATATGGGATGGCACATTACGGTAGAAAAACTGCTGGGTATTCAAACCCCTAAGCGTGTTGACTACCTGCGTGTAATCATCATGGAGCTGGCACGTATCTGTGATCACCTGATCTGTAACGGGGTAGTAGGAGTAGATACAGGTGCTTTCACCGGCTTCCTGTACCTCATGCGCTGGCGTGAGCTGGCTTATGAGATCTACGAAGAAATCTGTGGATCCCGCCTTACGACCAATATTGGTCGTGTAGGTGGTTTTGAAAGAAACTTTACACCCGCTGCTTTCGAAAAAATCGAAACCTTCCTGGTTGAGTTTCCCAAAGCCCTGAAAGAATTCGAAACCCTGATGAACCGCAACCGTATCTTCATGGAGCGTACACAGGGCGTAGGTCCGATCAGTGCTGAAAGAGCGATGAACTATGGCTTTACCGGTCCTAACCTGCGTGCAGCCGGTGTGGATTACGATTTGCGCGTAGCACATCCTTATTCCTCTTACGAAGATTTTGAATTTTCTATACCAGTAGGCACCACCGGTGACTGTTATGACCGTTTCCTGGTTCGTAACGGTGAAATGTGGGAAAGCCTGAGCATTATCCGTCAGGCGATGGATAAAGTGAAAGCACTGCCATCCGATGTATACCATGCTGATGTTCCTGCTTATTACCTGCCGGAAAAAAGCGACGTTTACACCAAAATGGAAGCACTCATTTATCACTTCAAGATTATCATGGGTGAGTCTGACATATTACCAGGCGAATTGTACAATGCTGTAGAAGGTGCCAACGGGGAGCTGGGCTTTTACCTCATCAGTGATGGTGGCCGTAGCCCTTACAGACTGCACTTCCGCCGTCCATGCTTTATTTATTACCAGGCTTATGCTGAACTGATCAAAGGTGCCATGCTGAGTGATGCCCTGATCTGTATGAGTAGCCTGAACCTGATTGCAGGGGAGCTGGATGCATAA
- a CDS encoding NADH-quinone oxidoreductase subunit C, which produces MSLTNDNIKQRLTDKFGEAVSQVEETFGMLNFTVPKDLNLKVMQFLYDDEELQFRFLTDLTAVHYPDRKGEELAVVYHLYNFAQRVRLRMKVYTSVEDPRVFTATRLFESANWMERETYDFFGVNFVGHPNLKRILNVDEMDYFPMRKEFPLEDQTRIDKDDEMFGRGGHIGI; this is translated from the coding sequence ATGTCCTTGACTAACGACAATATTAAACAACGACTAACCGACAAGTTTGGTGAGGCTGTCTCACAGGTGGAAGAAACCTTTGGGATGCTTAATTTTACAGTACCTAAAGATCTGAACCTGAAAGTGATGCAGTTCCTTTACGATGATGAGGAGCTGCAATTTCGTTTTTTAACAGACCTCACTGCTGTGCACTATCCTGATCGTAAAGGAGAAGAGCTGGCTGTAGTATACCACCTCTACAATTTTGCCCAGCGTGTAAGACTTCGTATGAAGGTTTATACCAGTGTGGAAGATCCAAGAGTATTTACTGCTACCCGGCTGTTTGAATCTGCAAACTGGATGGAGCGTGAAACTTACGACTTCTTTGGGGTAAACTTCGTAGGGCATCCAAACCTAAAACGTATCCTGAACGTTGATGAAATGGATTACTTCCCAATGCGTAAGGAATTTCCGCTGGAAGACCAGACTCGTATCGATAAAGATGATGAAATGTTCGGCCGCGGCGGGCATATTGGCATATAA
- a CDS encoding NADH-quinone oxidoreductase subunit B — MARPVQYNTKVKTVEIPEGYSGEGFFATSFDRAIGLARKNSIWPLPFATSCCGIEFMATMASTYDLARFGAERMAFTPRQCDLLMVMGTISKKMGPVLRQVYLQMAEPRWVLAVGACASSGGVFDTYSVLQGIDQVIPVDVYVPGCPPRPEAIIDGFMRIQDLIGQESLRRRQSDKYKELLNSYGIQ, encoded by the coding sequence ATGGCACGTCCGGTTCAGTATAATACGAAAGTGAAGACAGTGGAAATTCCTGAGGGATATTCCGGGGAAGGTTTTTTTGCAACCTCGTTTGATAGAGCGATAGGTCTTGCACGTAAAAACTCGATCTGGCCCCTGCCTTTTGCTACATCCTGCTGTGGAATCGAATTCATGGCCACCATGGCGTCTACTTACGATCTGGCGCGTTTTGGTGCAGAGAGGATGGCATTTACCCCACGTCAGTGTGATTTGCTGATGGTAATGGGTACGATCTCCAAAAAAATGGGACCTGTATTACGCCAGGTATACCTGCAGATGGCTGAGCCACGCTGGGTACTGGCTGTAGGCGCCTGCGCCAGCAGTGGTGGCGTATTTGATACTTACTCTGTATTACAGGGCATCGACCAGGTGATTCCGGTGGATGTTTATGTGCCAGGATGCCCTCCACGTCCTGAAGCAATTATTGATGGCTTTATGCGCATCCAGGACCTGATCGGTCAGGAAAGCCTGCGTCGCCGCCAATCCGATAAGTACAAAGAACTGTTGAATTCCTACGGCATACAATAA
- a CDS encoding NADH-quinone oxidoreductase subunit A, whose translation MFIDTVLLSATTPFSYFPIILQLIAALGFVGLTMFATHFLGPRRKTKDKLETFESGIERHGNARQPVAIKYFLVAILFVLFDVEVIFFYPYAINFRLLGWEGFVAMLMFVAFFMVGFLYILKKGALKWED comes from the coding sequence ATGTTTATAGACACAGTATTATTGTCAGCAACTACTCCTTTTAGCTATTTTCCGATTATTTTACAGCTAATAGCTGCGCTGGGTTTTGTAGGCCTCACCATGTTCGCTACGCACTTTCTGGGTCCAAGAAGAAAGACCAAGGATAAACTGGAGACCTTTGAAAGTGGTATTGAAAGACACGGTAACGCCCGTCAGCCTGTAGCTATTAAGTACTTCCTGGTGGCTATCCTGTTCGTTCTTTTCGACGTGGAAGTCATTTTCTTTTATCCTTATGCGATCAATTTCCGTCTGTTGGGTTGGGAAGGCTTCGTCGCCATGCTTATGTTTGTGGCATTTTTTATGGTAGGTTTCCTCTATATTCTTAAGAAGGGAGCCCTGAAATGGGAAGATTAA
- a CDS encoding tetratricopeptide repeat protein has protein sequence MNRRKSLIVAMLCVANGAMAQSVEDGLKDLYYGKYETAKQDLEKVIAAKPTEERAYYYLGIAQLGLGDNNGAAATFQKGLTAVPTSALLQVGMGRLDLLKGDAAAAKTKFEAASTATQGRNGDVARAIADANSEIHGGDRGYALSVMEKLLNNEGRKKKEVYTATAADYIELGDAYRMLGGENGGKAITTYEKALELDPNSAEATMKEGIVNFNAKLMQDAVNDWTKATNMDANYGPAYYQLYEFYITPTKVTLSLENAAKYLEKYMSVVGEGAGKLENEYNLTAISFFKKDYDAAISKAKSVLPQANDAYRGKFTRLLADAYLQKGDTVTAKAEMETYAKAAGESKLVANDYKLLSVVYQANIGDSATRAANDSIAAMYLEKYALSDTAKDADKFRNVAESFKAMGASKKSAEWYGKLVNEFSDEKNTGKIQDMFWKGTMEIYARDYNQADSTWGQFVAKYPTQEVLGTYWRGRANMAKDPEAKEGLALTYFQHLFEIKGEEKLKPSQLMFPYQYLMIYYYNKDDDANMKIWMDKVTSIDPNNATVAAIKENLANRNKSASKPASQGNKK, from the coding sequence ATGAACAGACGGAAAAGTTTAATTGTTGCAATGCTGTGCGTCGCGAACGGCGCTATGGCTCAATCTGTAGAAGATGGATTGAAAGACCTGTATTATGGCAAGTATGAAACAGCCAAACAAGACCTGGAGAAAGTAATAGCCGCTAAGCCTACTGAAGAAAGAGCATATTATTACCTGGGTATTGCTCAGCTGGGCCTGGGTGATAACAATGGTGCTGCCGCCACTTTCCAGAAAGGTCTGACCGCAGTTCCTACTTCTGCTTTATTGCAGGTGGGTATGGGCAGGCTGGATCTGTTGAAGGGCGATGCCGCTGCTGCTAAAACAAAGTTTGAAGCTGCAAGTACTGCAACACAGGGTCGTAATGGCGATGTAGCCCGTGCGATTGCTGATGCTAACTCTGAAATCCATGGTGGAGACCGTGGTTACGCACTGAGCGTAATGGAGAAATTGCTGAACAACGAAGGTCGTAAGAAGAAAGAAGTTTATACAGCTACCGCTGCTGATTATATCGAGCTGGGTGATGCTTACCGTATGCTGGGTGGTGAAAACGGTGGTAAAGCGATCACTACTTATGAGAAAGCTTTAGAGCTGGATCCTAACAGTGCTGAAGCTACCATGAAAGAAGGTATTGTAAACTTCAATGCCAAGCTGATGCAGGATGCTGTAAACGACTGGACCAAAGCAACCAACATGGATGCTAACTATGGCCCGGCTTATTACCAGCTGTATGAATTCTATATCACTCCAACCAAAGTTACGCTGTCACTGGAAAATGCAGCTAAGTACCTGGAGAAATATATGAGTGTGGTAGGTGAAGGCGCAGGTAAACTGGAAAACGAGTATAACCTGACTGCAATCTCCTTCTTCAAGAAAGATTACGATGCTGCTATCAGCAAAGCTAAATCTGTATTACCACAGGCAAATGACGCTTACAGGGGTAAATTCACCCGCCTGCTGGCAGATGCTTACCTGCAGAAAGGTGATACCGTTACCGCTAAAGCTGAAATGGAAACTTACGCAAAAGCGGCTGGCGAATCCAAACTGGTGGCTAACGACTACAAACTGCTGAGCGTTGTATACCAGGCAAACATTGGTGATTCTGCTACAAGAGCAGCGAATGATTCCATTGCTGCTATGTACCTGGAGAAATATGCACTGTCTGATACTGCAAAAGATGCAGATAAATTCAGAAATGTTGCTGAATCCTTCAAAGCAATGGGTGCAAGCAAGAAATCTGCTGAATGGTATGGTAAACTGGTAAATGAGTTCTCCGATGAGAAAAATACAGGTAAGATCCAGGATATGTTCTGGAAAGGTACCATGGAAATTTATGCGCGTGATTACAACCAGGCAGATTCTACCTGGGGCCAGTTCGTAGCTAAATATCCTACTCAGGAAGTACTGGGTACTTACTGGAGGGGCCGTGCAAACATGGCAAAAGATCCTGAAGCAAAAGAAGGTCTGGCGCTGACTTACTTCCAGCACCTGTTTGAGATCAAAGGTGAGGAGAAACTGAAGCCATCTCAGCTGATGTTCCCTTATCAGTACCTGATGATCTACTACTATAACAAAGATGATGATGCTAACATGAAGATCTGGATGGACAAGGTTACTTCTATCGATCCTAACAACGCTACCGTTGCTGCGATCAAGGAAAACCTGGCTAACAGAAATAAATCCGCATCCAAGCCTGCTTCTCAGGGAAACAAAAAATAA
- a CDS encoding PstS family phosphate ABC transporter substrate-binding protein, which translates to MFTSIIKRNRNYVALLATIAILSSCTSNNKSGQVQDTPTSGTIKISVDETYRPLIESEIKVFESLYPKAHIIAEYKPEVDCFRDLMADSARLILVTRSFNQQELDYMKQVKISPQSMMLAWDGVALITNHSNPDSILTLDQVRNIMDGTDTDKKWQIIFDNSNSSTVRYIQDSINQGKALPKNVMAAKTNPEVIDYVAKSKDALGVIGVSWISDTNDAQAIEFTNKVTVVKVRADNGSEFVKPFQAYIALGSYPLKRGLFFCLKEPYSGLGSGFATFLGGQEGQMVIGKFKLFPARLNIVFREANIK; encoded by the coding sequence ATGTTTACCAGTATCATTAAAAGGAACCGGAATTATGTCGCATTGTTAGCGACAATCGCTATCTTGTCCTCCTGTACATCGAACAATAAATCCGGTCAGGTGCAGGATACGCCAACATCCGGCACGATAAAAATAAGTGTAGATGAGACATACAGGCCGTTGATAGAATCGGAAATAAAGGTTTTTGAATCACTTTATCCGAAAGCACATATTATCGCGGAATACAAGCCCGAAGTAGATTGCTTCAGGGACCTGATGGCGGATAGTGCACGATTGATCCTCGTAACCAGGAGCTTCAATCAGCAGGAGCTGGATTATATGAAACAAGTTAAGATATCGCCACAAAGTATGATGCTCGCCTGGGATGGTGTAGCATTGATTACTAATCACAGCAATCCGGATTCAATCCTTACGCTGGACCAGGTGCGCAATATAATGGACGGAACTGACACGGATAAGAAGTGGCAAATCATTTTCGACAATTCGAATTCAAGTACGGTAAGATATATCCAGGATTCAATCAACCAGGGAAAGGCCTTGCCAAAGAACGTAATGGCTGCGAAAACCAATCCCGAAGTAATTGATTATGTGGCTAAATCAAAAGATGCACTGGGTGTGATCGGGGTAAGCTGGATTTCAGATACCAACGATGCCCAGGCAATAGAATTTACAAATAAGGTGACTGTAGTGAAGGTGCGCGCTGATAATGGTTCGGAATTTGTAAAACCATTTCAGGCATATATTGCTCTCGGTTCATACCCGCTGAAAAGAGGATTATTCTTTTGCTTAAAAGAACCTTACAGCGGATTGGGGTCCGGGTTCGCAACCTTCCTCGGAGGACAAGAAGGACAAATGGTGATAGGTAAATTCAAATTGTTCCCTGCGAGATTGAACATCGTGTTTAGGGAAGCGAACATCAAGTAA
- a CDS encoding low molecular weight protein-tyrosine-phosphatase, translated as MKILMVCLGNICRSPLAEGILRHLADEKGLNWAIDSAGTGNWHVGDPPDKRSVMVARQHGIDISGLRGRQFQVADFDEFDRIFVMDLDNYRDVLRKARRDADREKVQLLLDNQQPVPDPWYDDALFEPVYNMIYKACQRIVAGTDI; from the coding sequence ATGAAAATATTAATGGTTTGCCTGGGAAATATTTGCCGCTCCCCCCTGGCGGAAGGCATCCTCAGGCACCTGGCAGACGAAAAAGGGCTGAACTGGGCAATAGATTCAGCCGGCACGGGCAACTGGCATGTGGGTGATCCGCCTGACAAGCGTTCCGTAATGGTAGCCAGACAGCACGGCATAGATATTTCAGGACTCAGGGGCCGCCAGTTCCAGGTAGCCGACTTCGATGAATTTGACCGCATCTTCGTCATGGACCTGGACAATTATCGCGATGTGCTGCGCAAAGCCCGCAGGGATGCAGACAGGGAAAAGGTACAGCTACTCCTTGATAACCAGCAACCTGTACCAGATCCATGGTACGACGACGCCCTCTTTGAACCCGTATATAATATGATCTATAAAGCCTGCCAGCGCATAGTGGCGGGCACTGATATATAA
- the hisS gene encoding histidine--tRNA ligase: MIKPSIPKGTRDFGPVVVRKRQYIFQTIRETFELFGFQPLETPAMEQMDTLTGKYGEEGDKLIFKILDNGDILGRAQQAKDSRELGILLCEKALRYDLTIPFARFVVMNQNDLAFPFKRYQMQPVWRADKPQKGRYREFYQCDVDIVGSNSLLNEIELLMIYDSVFTKLGMEGYEIRINNRKILSALAEVAGKPALLTDITVAIDKLDKIGIEKVKEELAERGLNDSEITIIANFLNIGGNNEEKLQQLGELFKNSETGKKGIEELSYVLQSQPTAFKATPILDVTLARGLNYYTGMIVEVKAPSTVKMGSIGGGGRYDDLTGLFGLPNLSGVGISFGVDRIYDVLEELNLFPATAQQGTRVLIFNMDANTTATAFPMLAGLRARGIAAELYHEPAKMDKQMKYANKRGIPYVIIMGESEVKEGMLSIKNMVSGQQEKITAAALASYSFE, from the coding sequence ATGATAAAACCCAGTATACCAAAAGGTACCCGTGATTTCGGTCCTGTGGTAGTAAGGAAAAGGCAGTATATCTTTCAGACGATCCGCGAAACATTCGAACTGTTTGGCTTTCAGCCGCTGGAAACACCTGCCATGGAACAAATGGATACCCTGACCGGTAAATATGGTGAGGAAGGAGATAAACTGATTTTTAAAATTCTGGATAACGGAGACATCCTGGGCCGCGCCCAGCAGGCAAAAGATAGCCGTGAACTGGGCATTCTGCTGTGTGAGAAGGCACTGCGCTATGATCTGACGATTCCTTTTGCCCGGTTTGTGGTGATGAATCAGAATGACCTGGCGTTTCCCTTTAAGAGGTACCAGATGCAGCCGGTATGGCGTGCTGACAAACCGCAGAAAGGCAGATACCGTGAATTCTATCAATGCGATGTGGATATCGTGGGAAGCAATTCTTTGCTGAATGAAATTGAATTGCTCATGATTTATGATTCCGTATTCACAAAACTGGGTATGGAAGGCTATGAGATCCGCATTAACAACCGGAAAATTCTCAGCGCGCTGGCTGAAGTGGCCGGAAAACCAGCGTTATTAACAGATATTACCGTAGCCATCGATAAATTAGATAAGATCGGCATTGAAAAAGTTAAAGAAGAACTTGCGGAACGTGGCCTGAATGACAGCGAAATCACAATTATTGCTAATTTTCTCAACATTGGGGGGAATAATGAGGAAAAATTGCAACAATTAGGCGAATTGTTCAAAAATTCTGAAACTGGCAAAAAAGGAATTGAAGAACTGAGCTATGTACTCCAGTCTCAGCCAACAGCCTTCAAAGCTACCCCTATCCTGGATGTTACACTTGCACGCGGTCTGAACTACTATACAGGTATGATCGTGGAAGTAAAGGCTCCATCCACTGTGAAAATGGGTAGCATCGGCGGCGGCGGCCGTTATGACGACCTCACAGGCCTCTTTGGCTTACCCAACCTCTCCGGTGTCGGTATCTCCTTCGGGGTAGACCGCATCTATGACGTACTCGAAGAATTAAACCTCTTCCCCGCTACCGCCCAGCAGGGTACCCGCGTACTGATCTTCAATATGGACGCAAATACCACAGCTACCGCATTCCCCATGCTGGCCGGCCTCCGTGCCCGTGGCATCGCCGCAGAACTCTACCACGAGCCAGCCAAAATGGATAAGCAAATGAAATATGCGAATAAACGTGGGATCCCATATGTAATCATTATGGGCGAAAGCGAAGTGAAAGAAGGTATGCTCAGTATCAAGAACATGGTGAGCGGCCAACAGGAGAAAATCACAGCTGCAGCATTGGCTAGCTATTCCTTCGAATAA
- a CDS encoding cation diffusion facilitator family transporter yields MHPNRTVYIALAANLLIAIIKFISGTITRSTAMLSEGVHSLVDTANQLLLLLGIRLSKKTADAKRPFGYGKELYFWSFIVSLLIFAIGGSISIFQGISHLRHPVPPTDPFWNYIVLACSFLFDGGSLVVAIIDFRKVKGKKSWWTAVHQSKDPASFLVLFEDSAAVLGLAVVAIMLYLGHTLHNPYLDGVASLIVGVLLTIVSILLARESRSLLMGEGIATATQFKIRSIVENDEGVDKVLQIFSTYQSPEEVMLLLLVRFKERLETHEITDAIERIKEAIKKEFPFVHYIIITPGQ; encoded by the coding sequence ATGCATCCGAATAGAACAGTATATATCGCCCTGGCAGCGAACCTCCTGATCGCTATTATCAAATTCATCTCCGGCACCATTACCCGCAGTACCGCCATGCTCTCCGAAGGGGTGCACTCCTTAGTAGATACCGCCAACCAGCTCCTGCTACTCCTGGGAATTCGCCTCAGCAAGAAAACCGCCGACGCAAAACGCCCCTTTGGCTATGGCAAAGAGCTTTATTTCTGGTCCTTTATCGTCTCCTTACTCATTTTTGCCATCGGTGGCAGCATTTCTATCTTCCAGGGTATCAGCCATTTGCGTCACCCGGTACCACCTACCGACCCTTTCTGGAACTATATTGTGCTCGCATGCTCCTTCCTGTTCGATGGAGGTTCCCTCGTCGTAGCGATTATCGATTTCAGAAAAGTGAAAGGGAAAAAGTCCTGGTGGACGGCGGTACATCAAAGTAAGGACCCCGCCAGTTTTCTCGTTTTATTCGAAGACAGTGCTGCCGTATTGGGTTTAGCAGTTGTAGCCATCATGCTCTATCTTGGGCATACCCTCCATAACCCCTATTTAGACGGAGTGGCCTCCTTAATTGTAGGAGTCTTATTAACGATCGTTTCTATCCTCTTAGCCCGCGAAAGCCGAAGTCTGCTGATGGGCGAAGGGATTGCAACTGCTACGCAGTTTAAAATCAGGAGTATTGTGGAAAATGATGAAGGCGTGGATAAGGTACTGCAGATCTTTTCTACCTATCAGTCACCGGAAGAAGTGATGTTGCTATTATTGGTACGATTCAAAGAGAGGCTTGAAACACATGAGATAACGGATGCGATAGAACGAATTAAGGAGGCGATCAAAAAAGAATTCCCATTTGTTCATTATATTATTATCACACCCGGGCAGTGA
- a CDS encoding protein-disulfide reductase DsbD family protein, whose translation MKQLLTFIIILATALGLRAQDQPTDTVVRWQYTAEKKGAQEYVLHITGTIVKGVKLISTTMPDDALVYSRVVADSAATVGSITEDGSLKKEKEAVLDNAEVKYFEDKIVLNVPVHLNGDVKKLEGSVNYMYLKGEEAGGPEEFKFKFKVDASGNLVSVAAGLQEASSDAVNSLKRSNIKLDQPVIVTGEQVHEKKSLWGIFLLGLIGGFVALVTPCVFPLIPLTVSFFTKKSQDKKKGIANAITYGFFIFAIYVLLSTPFYFLNSIAPEIFNNISTNVWLNLVFFVIFIVFAISFFGVFEITIPSSLASKVDSKSGVGGLVGIFFMALTLALVSFSCTGPILGSLLAGALSADGGAVQLTAGMAGFGFALALPFALFALFPNLLSALPKSGGWLSSVKVVLGFIEIGMAIKFLSNADLVEHWGIVKREIFFAVWIICGIMIVLYLLGKIRFPHDSPIKKFSVTRIAFIIVFGVLTVYMLPGLTNTAWANRKLISGFPPPLSYSIYNNRAKGVEANVVNDYEKALALAKEKHKPILIDFTGWACVNCRKMEENVWTTKEVKHLIEDEYILVSLYVDDRKVLAEDQQFLYTTTNGQKKEIKTIGDKYATMQTENFINNSQPYYVLISPDEQLLTTPVGYTPDVDKYAEWLKKGLEAYQKVK comes from the coding sequence ATGAAGCAGTTGCTTACATTCATCATAATTCTTGCGACAGCCCTGGGGCTACGTGCGCAGGACCAGCCAACAGACACTGTTGTCCGCTGGCAATATACCGCAGAGAAGAAAGGCGCACAGGAGTATGTGCTGCATATTACCGGAACGATTGTGAAAGGTGTGAAACTGATTTCCACCACCATGCCTGATGATGCACTGGTGTATAGCCGTGTGGTGGCAGACAGCGCTGCAACCGTAGGTTCCATCACGGAAGATGGCAGCCTGAAAAAAGAGAAAGAGGCCGTCCTGGACAATGCCGAAGTAAAATACTTTGAGGATAAAATAGTACTGAACGTGCCTGTACATCTGAATGGGGATGTGAAAAAGCTGGAAGGTTCAGTGAACTATATGTACCTGAAAGGAGAAGAAGCAGGCGGTCCGGAAGAATTTAAATTCAAGTTCAAAGTTGACGCTTCCGGTAACCTGGTAAGTGTTGCTGCAGGTTTACAGGAAGCATCTTCAGATGCGGTAAACTCGCTGAAGCGCAGCAATATTAAACTGGATCAGCCGGTGATTGTAACCGGTGAACAGGTGCATGAAAAGAAAAGTCTCTGGGGTATTTTCTTACTGGGCCTGATCGGTGGTTTCGTGGCTTTGGTAACACCTTGCGTGTTCCCGCTGATTCCGCTGACAGTATCTTTCTTCACCAAGAAATCGCAGGACAAGAAGAAGGGTATCGCGAATGCGATCACTTATGGCTTCTTTATTTTTGCGATTTATGTATTACTGAGCACACCATTTTATTTCCTGAACAGTATTGCGCCGGAGATCTTCAATAATATCTCTACCAATGTATGGTTGAACCTTGTGTTCTTTGTGATCTTCATTGTCTTTGCCATTTCCTTCTTTGGGGTGTTTGAAATCACCATTCCCAGCAGCCTGGCGAGCAAGGTAGACTCCAAGTCAGGCGTAGGTGGCCTGGTAGGTATCTTCTTTATGGCGCTCACCCTGGCGCTGGTATCATTCTCCTGTACAGGTCCTATCCTGGGTTCCCTGCTGGCAGGTGCATTATCAGCGGATGGTGGTGCCGTACAGCTGACAGCGGGTATGGCGGGATTCGGTTTTGCCCTGGCATTGCCTTTCGCGCTGTTTGCCTTGTTCCCTAATTTATTGAGTGCATTGCCTAAATCCGGTGGATGGTTATCTTCTGTGAAGGTGGTACTGGGCTTTATTGAAATAGGTATGGCGATTAAGTTCCTCTCAAATGCGGACCTGGTGGAGCACTGGGGTATTGTAAAGAGAGAGATCTTCTTTGCGGTGTGGATTATCTGTGGTATCATGATCGTATTGTACCTGCTGGGTAAGATCCGATTCCCCCATGATTCTCCCATCAAAAAGTTCAGTGTGACACGTATTGCATTCATTATTGTATTTGGCGTATTGACAGTGTATATGTTACCGGGTCTGACCAATACAGCATGGGCAAATCGTAAACTGATCAGCGGTTTCCCTCCTCCATTGAGTTATAGTATTTATAATAATCGTGCGAAAGGAGTGGAGGCAAATGTGGTGAATGATTATGAGAAAGCGCTGGCACTGGCAAAGGAAAAGCATAAGCCAATCCTGATTGACTTTACAGGTTGGGCCTGTGTGAATTGCCGTAAGATGGAAGAGAATGTGTGGACAACGAAGGAAGTGAAGCACCTGATAGAAGATGAATATATCCTGGTGTCATTGTATGTGGATGACAGGAAGGTATTAGCAGAAGATCAGCAGTTCCTGTATACAACAACCAATGGTCAGAAGAAAGAGATCAAGACGATTGGCGATAAGTATGCAACGATGCAGACGGAGAACTTCATCAATAACTCACAGCCGTATTATGTGCTGATTAGTCCGGATGAGCAATTGCTCACTACCCCGGTAGGGTATACGCCGGATGTGGATAAGTATGCGGAATGGTTGAAGAAGGGATTGGAAGCTTATCAGAAAGTAAAATAA